tacatgctagtacgtagagccaCTACACTGTCTAGTGTCGAAGTAAAAATTTGTACAACCATAATCGCAGACTATTTCActagataagtgagaaccacttggacaggtCGAGGaaaggttgttcagtgcattatcatatgatcacccatctatATGAATGGATATCTCCatgcccttaccaatgaaacatgtcgtttacatcacatatgctagtctcaagtTCAAGCGACTTTTATACTTATTTTAAGTGGTTGATTCTACTAGGAACCTGTCCTGAATATATAGTACACTTCTTAATGATTTTCATGATCTTATTTGAGAGGAAGACCTCATTAtccctattgtatattcaaagattttatctatacagcttgcatatatataaagataaagcataatgtcataattgaataaaatattattaaaataatgatcGTTTTACATTAGAATCAATAAATCCCAAGACACAAGTTGGCTCGTTGGGCAACTACtccaacaatctctcacttgcgCTATAACCAATTACCCATAGATCTTAGACACATTGCATCACGAtgtttctcaaacaatggtcctggcagaGGTTCGTCAGTGGGTTAGCAATGTTGTCTGCAGAGACGATTCTTTCCACCGATATGTCTcttcttcccacaatctcccagATTATGTGGAACTttctcagtatatgtttggatcgcaGATGAGAcattggttcctttgcttgtgcAACGGTACTGGTATTGTCATAGtagaccgggactggatcaactatTTGAGGAATGACACCCAAGTCTTGAACAAAATTCTTCATCCAAACACCCTCTTTTGTTGCAGCCGATGCAGCTATGTATTCGACCTTAGTGGTTGAATTCGTtgtggtgtcttgcttggaactcttccaagggACATCACCACCATTGaacttgaatacaaatccagatGTTAATTTCGAATCATCCACATCTGATCGGAAACTAGAAtcagtatagccttccaattttaattctctacTCCCGTAAACCAAGAAAAAATTCTTAGTTCATCTCAACTACTTAAGAATGTCCTTCATGGCTTTCCAGTGCCATGGACCAGGATTCGACTGATATCTGCTTGCAACATTAGTGCATATGCAATATGAGGTCAAGTAGATATCTTACCATACATAGTACTGCCTATAGCAGAAGCATATGGAATGCGACTCATGatttctatctcttcatcagtcttaGGACGCATATACTCGGATAGAGTCACACTATGAGACATTTGGagatatcctctcttggactccttatagagaatctcctcagtatggtatcgatatatgtGGATGGGTGAGCCCTAGCATACCTTTTTTTTATCtatctttatatatatgtattcctaatacataagatgcttcatccatatctttcatggagaatttaccagctaaccatactttagttaaTTGTAAAATCCCTAcgtacatcattcccaatgagtagtatgtcatcaacataaagtactaggaatgacACTGCATTCCTACTAACTTTCTTATGTACACAAGGTTTTTCAAGATTCTTGGCAagatcaaactctttgatagtgttgtcaaatctgaggttccagctCCTTGATGCCTGTTTGAAttcataaatagatctctgaagtttgcagacataaaaaggtttcctcatagtcaacaccttgtctttgagtatatctttttgctacAAATCTAGCCTTTAAGGTCACCACATTCCCATCCGCCTCAAGTTtctttttgtaaatccatttgcatTAAATGAGAACGATTCTATTAGGGATCtactaaggaccatacttggttcgaatacatggagtccatTTCGAACTGCAcggcttcaagccatttagattaatcggcatcagataatgctttttttttttaattattatcacGTCCAAGATTGAGCTCACTTTGCCCCTGTTCAAAAAGTAGGACTCATCTTATTAGGCGGCCTTCAGACCCTTTCGGATCTCCTAGGAGTTTGTGTTTCTTCGATTGACTATTGAGGTGTGGGTTCTACTATTTGTAGTGGGTGATTCGTGAGTCTCATCGAATTTTATCATCCGGATTTTTCTATGCAATATAAACTACTTCTCTAAGAAGCGgcattccttgaaacaaacGCATTTTTTTCATTGGGatcatagaaataatatccaacagaattctttggatatcccacaaagtagctcaaattggatctactatccaatttgtctcccactgccTACTTCACGTAAGATGGACATCCTCATTCttaagtaagaatatttgggaagctttctcattcatatctcatatggagttttatctactgcctttgtatggacttGGTTCAACAACTTTGCAACTGTTTCAAGCGCAAATCCCCAAAGGGATATCCCATCATAGAtcaaaccatgtccatcaatgtcCGATTATGAAGTTCTGACACACGATTCAACTGAGGCTGGGACACCAACAAGCAATTTTTCGTTACCGGGCCTTGGCCTATGGAAATTTGGTATTGGGTTCCCACGAGCTTAGTCCCTCAATCTGGTTCCACTGGGGCTTAGTCCCTCACGAATCAGATTTCGTTACCGTCAAAAATAAGCcacttcattcaaaacatttttatcgtttccatcactttataaaaatacatgcatagaatatcatttttcttttaaactaagcatgcaaacgttttttagaatttaacattttccatcataaaattccatattttttcaaaataaacattttaacattcattacaacattcaggacactgccaaggctcctaacatttttcaggtgtgaaatgactgttttacccctgaaaccctagttttctcattttacccctggaccttaaaacgacaatccgaatccatccaaacttaccacaacaccttaaaacacacccataaacatttcttagatgtaaacttaGGCCCTCgactaaatttcatttttcgttttaaaactttaaccgaagtcccggttttaacaCGAATCAACTACAATCTTAACCAAACTTTATCCATAGCTTACTAATACCTCTCCAACCCCTTTTCAATCCAATTCAAGTCATTTAGACGTTCGGAAACTCCTAGCAACCTACTGAATTTTTATGCACTTTTTAGCCAAACCCTAGCCCTAACCATCATCGAGTTCCTTCGACCCTAGTACTTAACCATCGTGACCAGCTCCTAACTAGCAATCGTAGGACCTAGACCAAATCCTTAGGAACCTACTGGACCAGCCTTAGCGAGCCATGCATGAGTACGTGCCTAGTTTTCCAATCCTTGCGCGCGGTCATGGCTAGGAAGTGCCATAGCCGTGCGCCTACACTATCTATCTTCTCCAGACGTGTGTGGACCGACATGGCTCGATGCTAGGACACTCATGAGCCCAGCCCCTCACCCCGAAAGCACCCCGTGCGACCTCTCCCTTTTATCCTCCCAAAACCATGCCCTAGTTATCCAAGATCCCAAATTTTCGTTCATCTTTTTCTCTTCATGTTCAACCCTTGTACAACCCTATCTATGGCTCCTAACCTCTGCTGAATAAAGCCCATATCAACCTTAACCTGGAAGCCTTTTGTGCAACATCCATACAATGAGTTTCATGTCAAAGGAATACAAGTTTTCCATGTATATGccattaaaacaaaaatataagaaGGGACATCAGATTTTTCATGCAACAATTATATTCACACACAATATggtatgaatgatgagaaaagaaggaaTAAGGCATGTCTTTGCGTGATTCACGCACGAAATTCGATTCTTGATGCGAAGGGTCATTGGCGGAGAGATGGGGAAGCCTTGGCtgcgtttttctttcaaaaactgatgtgaagaagcaaaaacGTGGGTGTGTGGTAGGGAGAGAAGCCCTATGTTTCTTGTGTGATATGAAATGTTTTCAGGTTTAACAATtccatattttgatataaataattgggtagaaagttaggcccaataaccttGGTATAATAGGCTCATTATAATGTAGGAAAAATATCttgtttagaaaatttttcgaaaataataaccgagcctccaaaaagtcattgttttcgtcaaaaatcgattaccggttgaaaatacgactcggcatgtaaaaacatctcaaaacaccattttcgaaaatcacctaTTAAATatgtcatatattaaataaataaaaatattttttttacagtcCCCGGCCTTCATTACTTggtcgcgtctcgaataacccttgaaaacacagttttatgaattctaataaaaaaaaatcatattttaaacatgtaaacatgcctatcacatataaataatacaattaaaatgatttaaataagtattttctattttcctatatttgcatgcagttggattacgttatcgcattttagaaattacaattcctccctcccttaaatgaaatttcgttctcgaaattaagactcacGGAATAACTCCGAGTAGAGACTCCTCATGTCGGTCTCCATTTCTCAAGTAGCTTCATCCTCCGAATGATTTAGTCACTTGACTTTGACAATATGAATGACCTTATTccggagtcttctttcttgcctatcCAGAATCTACGTAGTTATTTCCTTATATGACATATTCAGAGTCAATTACAGAGGTTCATAATTcagcacatgtgaaggattcgacatgtactttcgcagcatcaaGATATAAAACACGTTATGCACTCCAGCTAGCATCGGTGGCAACACCACTCTATAAGCAAATATTTCAATCCTCTCCAGAACCTCAAACGGTCCCATGAACCTCGAATTGAGTTTGCCTTTCTTACCGAGTCTCATAACaaccttcataggtgctactttCACAAACACGTAGTCACCTACTGAAAACTCTAGCTCCCTTCGCCGCTTATTAGCATAGCTTTTCTGGCGGCTTTGAGAAGTCTTTATCCTATCTTGGATTTTTACTAGTAGCTCTGCTTTCTACTTGATCAAGTCCGGTCCTAATTATCCtatttcaccaacctcgtcccaatgtatcTGTAATCTACATTTCTTcccataaagtgcctcgtaaggagccatacctatagatgattggtagctattgttataggtTAACTTCATTAGAGGTAACTTCGGTTCCCAGCTTCCTTGGAAATCGATTACACAAGCTTggagtagatcctccaaaatctgaatcacccttTCAGACCGatcatcggtttgaggatgaaacaCTGTACTGAACAACTATTTCGTTCCCATAGctgaatgcagactcttccagaagtATGATGTGAATCTCGGATTTCTGTCCGAAACAATAGACACTGGAATTTCGtgcagtcggactatctctcggatgtACAGCTCTAAGTAttgtgtcatggtgaatgtcgtcttaataggtagaaagtgcactgattttgtaagacgatcaactaatCACCCCAATGGCGTTGAATCCTCTGCTAGTCCTTGGCAATCCCAATACAATGTTCAACGatatattttcccatttccactcgggaataggaagtggcttaaggtTCGCTGCTGGCTTCTGGTGTTCTGCCTTAACTTggtgacatgtcaaacactcggacacAAAACACAAGATGTCTCGATTCATGctcggccaccaatacaatgtCTGCAGATCTTTATACATCTTCATACTTCCACGATGAATGGAGTACGGAGTATTATATGCTTCTTTTATAACAACTTCTCTTAATGACTCACCACTAGGAACTCATAGTCGATCTCGGTATCGAACTATGTCATCTTCCTCAGAATACAGCTTCCGACCCTTCGATTCATCTCTCAGTCTCCATTCCTGTAATTGATCATCAGAAGAATGACCTTCGCAGATTCTATTCATCAGGGTCGACTGAACTGTTATAGTAGCAAGATTAAGAATCTCGCTCCTAGCATACACCGCAAGCTCGAATCTCTGAATCTCTGCTTGCAATGGTTTTTTCACTGTGAATTGAGTGATAACAGCTGTCTTTCTACTCAAAACGTCTGTGATcacgttagcctttcccggatggtagctaatatcaccgtcataatccttcaccagCTCTGACCATCTttgctgcctcatattcaactctttctagGTGAAGAACTACTTCAAGCTTTTATGGtcagtgaaaatcttgcacttctccccatatagataatgtctctagaccttcaaagcaaatattactgctgcaagctcgaggtcatgagtcgggtagtttttCTTATGaaccttcaactgtctagacGCATATGCTATCACTCGATCATTCTGCATCAGAATTGCGCCTAAACCAAGTTTCGAAGCGTCTGTATAGAGAACATACTCTTCTTTCTCTGATGACATCAATAGAACTGGTGCTGAAGTCAAAGATTGCTTCAGATTTTCGAAACTTACCTTGCAGTTTGATCCCTAAATAACTTCGCATTTTTCTTCGTCAAGATAGTCAGGGGTACTGCAATAGAAGAGAAACCTTGAATGAACTTCTGGTAATAGCCAGCTAgacccaagaaactgcggatctcggttacgctcttaggtactggccactctctaACTGCCTCGACCTTGCTGGGATCGACTTCAACTCCATCTCTAGAAATAATGTGGTATAAGAATGTCACTCTCTCGAGCCAAAACttgcacttgctgaacttggcGAACAACTTTCTATCTTGCAATATCTTTAGAGCCGTTCTTAAGTGCTGACTATGCTTTTCTTTACTCTTtgagtaaatcagaatatcatctataaaaactatGATCAGCTCCTTCACTTTTCCATAGACTAAGACCAATTTTTATGCGAAGTAAAATGCTTCGCTTTTTTTATGGACTACGATTGGTTTTATTGCGACGTAAAAACTTTTTACTTCATGTCCATCTACTTCGATATTATCtgtctattattttatttaatatctgAAGTATATAAGTGAATTTCTACCATTGCAAGGAACAACGTTTTCAATTGTTGACCTAATttttggatattgaaaatcgtTAATAGGAAATACATCAAGAGCTTTCTCCGCTTAAACATCGAAATAGTTGAAACCAAATGTTAGATAATAAAGTAACAATCTacaaacatcctatgaatgCATATTAAAATCACAAGACACCAAACTTAAGTTTTGAGTGTTAAaacagaaaattatttaaaaattttaagctCTTGTTGTGTATTGAATGCGAAAAAATGgtactttaaaaattttaaactttcgttGCGTATTGAAGGTAAAAATACAGTACTCCAACATAAGAACGTTAAAAAATTGCACTTACTGTGTAACAAGAGATATGCTACAGAACCATTTCATGAAAAAGCGAGTGCCGTGCAGAAGATCTAACACATACAATATTCATactcataaataattttataccaTTCTGATGTTCCACAAAAAAGTACATACAAATAATATACAACAGAAATAGTCCCGACAGTGAAAGGATGCAGATTGCAGATTATGTGCACCAATTTGCATCACAAGAGAGGGCTGAGGACCATACAGTAGAGTTGACTCAGAAAAGGAAACTATAAGTTGTTCAAAGAATGGATTGGCCTTACACCCCACCTGTTAATTCAACCACTGCTTCTTCTACAAGCTCTTCCAGCAACTTCCCTTCAATTTCCTTCCCTAAATTATCAGCCTCCAAAATCAAATGATCGATCCCTCCCTTGCCTACAACCTCCTTTCTCACCACTCGCTCCAACATGAGGCTATTGCCATCCCCACAGTCATCTGAAACACATTTGATCTCACCAGATAACCATAAATTAGTTCGGTTCCACACCTCGTCCAGCATTGGGAATGATGTGTTCCCCAATACGCTATTGTGGGCTTTAATGCAAGGAATGGCTCTTTGACCCGAGACTGACCCATATCCAGAAATTTCCACTAAAGCAGC
This genomic interval from Primulina huaijiensis isolate GDHJ02 chromosome 14, ASM1229523v2, whole genome shotgun sequence contains the following:
- the LOC140958040 gene encoding uncharacterized protein, with the translated sequence MAPYEALYGKKCRLQIHWDEKAELLVKIQDRIKTSQSRQKSYANKRRRELEFSVGDYVFVKVAPMKVVMRLGKKGKLNSRFMGPFEVLERIEIFAYRVVLPPMLAGVHNVFYILMLRKYMSNPSHVLNYEPL